In a genomic window of Candidatus Alcyoniella australis:
- a CDS encoding Gfo/Idh/MocA family oxidoreductase, translating to MQKVRYGLIGSGSISRTHFDALARVPGTQVAAVASRSHSNAEMFAQWKGVPDAYDDYHRILEREDIDVVCVSFPNAYHAPIALEALSAGKHVVLEKPLCNTLAEADALIAAAAEHKRLLMYAEELCFVPRFVRLKQLHAEGAFGSPYMVRQIERHAGPYSDWFFTRSEAGGGAMVDLGCHSIETIRWLLDKPAVRSVYAQIDTVMHHERTQLDDHCIVQIEFEGNVLGVAEASWAKHGGMDSTLELFGDKGVGRAESFSNPGLDVFSIPGYGMLPDDARGWTRPVVDDVYEHGYVGEFEHFSACVRGDAQPLETAQDGREVLLIMLAAYHSARIGAKVQFPFDPPPCEFPVDLWRPPEE from the coding sequence ATGCAAAAAGTTCGCTACGGCCTGATCGGCTCGGGTTCGATCAGCCGCACGCACTTCGACGCCCTGGCGCGCGTGCCCGGGACCCAGGTCGCTGCCGTGGCCAGCCGCTCGCACAGCAACGCCGAGATGTTCGCCCAGTGGAAGGGCGTGCCCGACGCGTACGACGATTACCATCGGATTCTAGAGCGCGAGGACATCGACGTGGTCTGCGTCTCGTTCCCCAACGCGTACCACGCGCCGATCGCGCTCGAGGCGCTGTCCGCGGGCAAGCACGTGGTGCTCGAGAAGCCGTTGTGCAACACCTTGGCCGAGGCCGACGCGCTGATCGCCGCTGCCGCAGAACATAAACGGCTGCTGATGTACGCCGAGGAGCTGTGCTTCGTACCGCGCTTCGTACGGCTCAAGCAGCTTCACGCAGAGGGCGCCTTTGGATCGCCCTACATGGTGCGCCAGATCGAGCGGCACGCCGGGCCCTACTCCGATTGGTTCTTTACGCGCAGCGAGGCCGGCGGCGGCGCGATGGTCGATTTGGGCTGCCACAGCATCGAGACCATTCGCTGGCTGCTGGACAAGCCCGCGGTGCGCAGCGTGTACGCGCAGATCGACACTGTAATGCACCACGAGCGCACGCAGCTGGACGATCACTGCATCGTGCAGATCGAGTTCGAGGGCAACGTGCTGGGCGTGGCCGAGGCCAGTTGGGCCAAACACGGCGGCATGGACTCGACCCTCGAGCTGTTCGGCGACAAGGGCGTGGGTCGCGCCGAATCGTTCAGCAATCCCGGGCTCGACGTTTTCAGCATCCCCGGCTACGGCATGCTGCCCGACGATGCCCGCGGCTGGACGCGGCCGGTGGTCGACGACGTGTACGAACACGGCTACGTGGGCGAGTTCGAGCACTTCAGCGCCTGCGTGCGCGGCGACGCGCAACCGCTTGAGACCGCGCAGGACGGACGCGAGGTGCTGCTGATCATGCTCGCGGCCTACCACTCGGCGCGCATCGGCGCCAAGGTGCAATTCCCGTTCGACCCGCCACCGTGCGAATTCCCGGTGGACCTCTGGCGACCGCCAGAGGAGTAG
- a CDS encoding DegT/DnrJ/EryC1/StrS family aminotransferase — protein sequence MSKLAINGGTPVRSEPFAEYPQGSDAEKKALIEVLESGNWGGYPSPNTWATKLNERFAQFQGAKYGIACSNGTDAIYVALRAAGVKAGDEVITTPYTWIATCQAPALINAVPVFADVDPDTYCIDPDDVERKITDKTKAIVPVHLGCRFADMDRLMEIAEKHDLIVVEDCAHAHGGQWKGRGAGSIGHLGTFSFQSSKLLTAGEGGMIITSDRELMEKCHSLINCGRKEEFYCNFEDQLFGWNFRLAEWECAVLCCQLDRLEEYTLRRERNIRYLSDKLDGLGYVKTLKWDERITRLHAYQFIFKFVPDAWEITRDQFSAALTAEGFENDPYFYVPVYQNALFKLRASDYPTIRERYGDELTADQVSCPNAEHAAYAESLWMHYPIFMGDQSDMDQLLEAIVKIHDCQDELLDKPIKAQSRF from the coding sequence ATGTCCAAACTGGCGATTAACGGCGGCACGCCGGTTCGCAGCGAACCGTTCGCCGAATACCCCCAAGGTTCCGATGCCGAGAAAAAGGCCTTGATCGAGGTTCTGGAAAGCGGCAACTGGGGCGGATACCCCTCGCCCAACACCTGGGCCACCAAGCTCAACGAGCGCTTCGCGCAATTCCAGGGCGCCAAGTACGGCATCGCCTGCTCCAACGGCACCGACGCGATCTACGTTGCCCTGCGCGCCGCAGGGGTCAAGGCCGGCGACGAGGTAATTACCACCCCCTATACCTGGATCGCCACCTGCCAGGCCCCGGCGCTGATCAACGCCGTGCCGGTTTTCGCCGACGTGGACCCCGACACCTACTGCATTGATCCCGACGATGTTGAGCGCAAGATCACGGACAAGACAAAAGCGATCGTCCCCGTGCATCTGGGCTGCCGTTTTGCCGACATGGACCGGCTGATGGAAATCGCGGAAAAGCACGACCTGATCGTGGTCGAGGACTGCGCTCACGCCCACGGCGGCCAGTGGAAAGGCCGCGGCGCGGGCTCCATCGGCCATCTGGGCACCTTCAGCTTTCAGTCGAGCAAGCTGCTCACCGCGGGCGAAGGTGGAATGATCATCACCTCGGATCGCGAGCTGATGGAGAAGTGCCACAGCCTGATCAATTGCGGCCGCAAGGAAGAGTTCTACTGCAACTTTGAGGACCAGCTTTTCGGCTGGAACTTCCGCCTGGCCGAGTGGGAATGCGCGGTGCTCTGCTGCCAGCTTGATCGGCTCGAGGAGTACACCCTGCGCCGCGAGCGCAACATCCGCTACTTAAGCGACAAGCTCGACGGCCTGGGATATGTAAAAACCCTCAAGTGGGACGAGCGAATCACGCGGCTGCACGCCTACCAGTTCATTTTCAAGTTCGTGCCCGATGCCTGGGAGATCACCCGCGATCAGTTCAGCGCCGCGCTGACTGCCGAGGGATTTGAAAACGACCCGTACTTCTACGTGCCGGTCTACCAAAACGCGCTGTTCAAACTGCGCGCCAGCGACTACCCGACGATCCGCGAGCGTTACGGCGATGAGCTGACCGCCGACCAGGTCAGCTGTCCCAACGCCGAGCACGCGGCCTACGCCGAGTCGCTGTGGATGCACTATCCGATCTTCATGGGCGACCAAAGCGACATGGATCAGCTGCTGGAGGCGATCGTCAAAATCCACGACTGCCAGGACGAACTGCTGGACAAGCCGATCAAGGCCCAGAGCCGATTTTAA